One Thermoanaerobacter pseudethanolicus ATCC 33223 DNA window includes the following coding sequences:
- a CDS encoding DUF2007 domain-containing protein has product MEGFVKILVLENEIEAKLIEGILKEKGIPHFIRSYHDTAYDGLFQMVTGWGEILAPSFYKEEIEEIVEEIRKNEDEI; this is encoded by the coding sequence ATGGAAGGCTTCGTTAAAATTTTAGTGTTAGAAAATGAAATAGAAGCGAAATTGATAGAAGGCATTTTAAAAGAAAAGGGGATACCACATTTTATAAGAAGTTATCATGATACGGCTTATGATGGATTGTTTCAAATGGTAACAGGATGGGGAGAGATATTAGCACCTTCTTTTTATAAGGAAGAAATAGAGGAGATTGTAGAAGAAATACGAAAAAATGAAGATGAAATTTAA
- a CDS encoding elongator complex protein 3 — MKKKMYIIPLFIPHLGCPFKCVFCNQNSITGQQQEITEEYVRQTIETHLKTLPSNAEIEVSFFGGSFTGIPQDKQNLYLGIAKEYLDKGKIDAIRLSTRPDYIDTEILQNLKRYKVSIIELGVQSMDEEVLLKSRRGHTSEDVVKAVNLIRQYDFKLGLQIMIGLPGDNLEKSLNTAYKIVELKPDFVRIYPALVIKNTYLERMYKEGRFFPLTLQEAVEISKKMYIIFIKNNIDVIRIGLQTTENINYNKDVVAGPFHPAMGQLVESSVILDILIRVFEDKNISNTKVTIFSNERRISTIIGQKKFNKLFLEKKYNVKMEFKILNSLTDDKIVVCTDKKIMRISITDFIKNNF, encoded by the coding sequence ATGAAAAAAAAGATGTATATAATACCACTTTTTATACCCCATTTAGGTTGTCCTTTTAAGTGTGTTTTTTGCAATCAAAATTCAATAACAGGCCAACAACAGGAGATAACAGAAGAATACGTAAGGCAAACCATAGAAACCCATTTAAAAACTCTTCCAAGTAATGCAGAAATAGAGGTATCTTTTTTTGGTGGAAGTTTTACAGGAATACCACAGGATAAGCAAAATCTCTACTTGGGAATTGCGAAAGAATATTTGGACAAAGGCAAAATAGATGCTATTCGTTTGTCTACTCGTCCTGATTATATAGACACCGAGATTTTACAAAATCTTAAGAGATACAAAGTTTCAATAATAGAACTTGGAGTACAGTCAATGGATGAAGAAGTGCTTTTAAAAAGTAGAAGAGGTCATACAAGTGAGGATGTCGTAAAAGCTGTGAATCTAATTCGACAGTATGACTTTAAATTAGGATTACAAATAATGATAGGACTACCTGGAGATAACTTAGAGAAATCTTTAAATACCGCTTATAAGATTGTGGAGTTGAAACCTGATTTTGTGAGGATTTATCCTGCTTTGGTGATTAAAAATACTTATCTTGAAAGAATGTATAAAGAAGGAAGATTTTTCCCTCTAACGTTGCAAGAGGCTGTTGAAATCTCAAAGAAAATGTATATAATTTTTATTAAGAATAATATTGACGTCATTCGTATTGGACTTCAAACGACAGAAAATATTAATTACAATAAAGATGTAGTAGCAGGTCCTTTTCATCCTGCGATGGGACAATTAGTTGAGTCAAGTGTTATTCTTGACATTCTCATAAGGGTATTTGAGGATAAAAATATAAGTAACACAAAGGTTACAATTTTTTCTAATGAAAGGCGGATTTCCACAATTATAGGGCAAAAAAAATTCAACAAGTTGTTTTTAGAAAAAAAATACAACGTAAAAATGGAATTTAAAATATTAAATAGTCTGACTGACGACAAAATAGTTGTTTGTACTGATAAAAAGATTATGCGTATTTCTATAACCGATTTTATAAAAAATAATTTTTAA
- a CDS encoding stage V sporulation protein S, translating to MEVLKVSAKSKPKSVAGALAAVLREKSSAEIQAVGAGAVNQAVKAIAIARGFVAPNGIDLIAIPAFSEIEIDGEMRTAIKFIVEPR from the coding sequence GTGGAGGTTCTAAAAGTATCAGCTAAATCTAAACCTAAGTCTGTAGCAGGTGCATTAGCAGCCGTCTTAAGAGAAAAATCTTCAGCAGAAATTCAGGCGGTTGGGGCAGGTGCAGTAAATCAAGCGGTTAAGGCTATTGCAATAGCAAGGGGGTTTGTGGCGCCAAATGGCATAGACTTAATTGCGATTCCTGCCTTTTCAGAGATTGAGATAGACGGCGAAATGAGGACAGCAATAAAATTTATTGTAGAACCAAGATAA